The nucleotide sequence GAAATTGAAAGTTTTATCTATAGAGCCAATCGAAACATTATTTTTTGTTGAAATTAGTCCTGCTCTGAAATTCATAGTGGCGGTGTTACTTGCAATTGTTGCAATCCCAGGGACATTTGTTCCTGGTGCTATGTTGTTTCCATCACTTCCTTTGAGTATTTGAATACCTACGCCGGCAAGTCCTGAACTGTAAACATTTTTATTATCAGCGTCAGGTCCGCCGTCAAATGAGATACCTAGAGCTCCTGTCACATCACAGGATGTTAAGGAGATAGAAAAATCTTTACTTATACCAACTATATTTGCCTTTCCTCCAAATGCGTTTTTTGACAACTTACCGAAGTCTACTGCAACATCTTTGGTAGTTATCGTACACCCTTCATTAATAATCGTACCTCGGAATTTAATTGTTCCATCATAAGATAACGCACTGAAACTACTGAAAACTGCTAATACCGTCACTAAAGAAGCCAAAATAAAATTCTTTTTCATTTAAAAATACCTTACCTTAATAAATATGTTTTTTAGTCTTGTCTATACAATAAAGATATATATCTGACCATTAGGATAGTTTAATGGTTGATAATATCATTGAAGTCATTTTTATCATGGTATATACCCGTCATCTTTCAAGCTGCCTCTTTGTTGGCTGCACTCACTCACCCCGGTCACATCGTTATCTATGCTCCCGGGGATTCGTTCCCTTGCCGTCGCGATGCAACTTGAAATCCATAGGGTATAGAATGCAATCGCATATTTAACCATTTTTTTCATATATCTTTAGT is from Photorhabdus laumondii subsp. laumondii and encodes:
- a CDS encoding fimbrial protein, yielding MKKNFILASLVTVLAVFSSFSALSYDGTIKFRGTIINEGCTITTKDVAVDFGKLSKNAFGGKANIVGISKDFSISLTSCDVTGALGISFDGGPDADNKNVYSSGLAGVGIQILKGSDGNNIAPGTNVPGIATIASNTATMNFRAGLISTKNNVSIGSIDKTFNFTIIYP